From Mycobacterium colombiense CECT 3035:
CGAGGCCGCGCACGTGCTCGATATCACCGCCCCGATCGCCGAGAACATCAAGGCCGTCGCCAAGGTGAAGGCGCTGTCGGTGCGGGACATGACCGTGTGCATCCTGGACCGGCCGCGGCACGCCAAGCTGATCGAGGATGTACGGGCCACCGGGGCCCGGATCCGGCTGATCACCGACGGCGACGTCGCCGGCGCCATCTCGGCCTGCCGGCCGCACTCGGGCACCGACATGCTGGCCGGCATCGGCGGCACGCCGGAGGGCATCATCGCCGCCGCCGCGATCCGCTGCATGGGCGGCGCCATCCAGGCGCAGCTGGCTCCCACCGACGACGAGGAACGCCAGAAGGCCATCGACGCCGGTTACGACCTCGACCGCGTGCTGACCACCGAGGACCTGGTCTCCGGCGAGAACGTGTTCTTCTGCGCCACCGGGGTCACCAACGGCGACCTGCTCAAGGGCGTGCAGTACTACCCCGGCGGCTGCACGACGCAGTCGATCGTGATGCGGTCGAAGTCGGGAACCGTCCGGATGATCGAGGCCTACCACCGGCTTTCGAAACTCAACGAGTACTCCGCCATCGACTTCATTGGCGATAGCTCCGCCGCCTACCCCCTGCCCTGACCACCGACCGAAGAACGAGGAAGCCACTCAATGGCCGCTGAAGACGTTGCCGACACCGAGTACCGCATCGAGCACGACACCATGGGCGAGGTCCGTGTACCCGCAAAAGCGTTGTGGCGGGCCCAAACTCAGCGCGCGGTCGAGAACTTCCCGATCTCGGGCCGTGGCCTGGAACGCACCCAGATCCGTGCGTTGGGCCTGCTGAAGGGCGCCTGCGCGCAGGTCAACAAGGACCTCGGGTTGCTGGCGCCGGAGAAGGCCGACGCGATCATCGCCGCGGCGGCCGAGATCGCCGACGGCCGGCACGACGACCAGTTCCCCATCGACGTCTTCCAGACCGGCTCGGGCACCAGCTCCAACATGAACACCAACGAGGTGATCGCCAGCATCGCGGCCGCCAACGGTGTGACGGTGCACCCCAACGACGACGTCAACATGTCGCAGTCGTCGAATGACACCTTCCCCACCGCGACCCACATCGCGGCCACCGAGGCCGCGGTGCGTCATCTCATTCCGGCCCTCGAGGTGCTGCACGCCGCCCTGGCCGGCAAGGCCCGCGAGTGGCACACGGTCGTCAAATCCGGACGCACCCACCTGATGGACGCCGTCCCGGTGACCCTCGGTCAGGAATTCAGCGGGTACGCCCGGCAGGTCGAGGCGGGCATCGAGCGGGTCCGCGCGACGCTGCCCCGGCTCGGCGAGCTGGCCATCGGCGGCACGGCGGTCGGCACCGGCCTGAACGCACCCGACGGCTTCGGTGCCAAGGTGGTCGAGACTCTGGTCGCCTCCACCGGCCTGGGCGAATTGCGCCCGGCGGCAAATAGTTTCGAGGCGCAGGCGGCGCGCGACGGGCTGGTCGAGGCGTCCGGCGCGCTGCGCACCATCGCGGTGTCGCTGACCAAGATCGCCAACGACGTGCGCTGGATGGGGTCGGGCCCGCTGACCGGCCTGGCCGAGATCCAGCTGCCCGACCTGCAGCCGGGTAGCTCGATCATGCCGGGCAAGGTCAATCCCGTGCTGCCCGAGGCGGTTACGCAGGTCGCAGCGCAGGTGATCGGCAACGACGCCGCGGTCGCCTGGGGCGGTGGGAACGGTGCGTTCGAACTCAACGTCTACATCCCGATGATGGCCCGCAACATTCTCGAGTCCTTCAAGCTGCTGACCAACGTGTCCAGGCTGTTCGCCGAGCGCTGCATCACCGGCCTGGCCGCCAACGTCGAGCACCTGCGCGAGCTGGCCGAGTCGTCGCCGTCCATCGTGACGCCCCTCAACTCGGCGATCGGCTACGAGGAGGCCGCCGCGGTGGCCAAGCAGGCGCTCAAGGAGCGCAAGACGATTCGTCAGACCGTGATCGATCGCGGCCTGATCGGCGACAAGTTGTCGATCGAGGAACTCGACCGGCGGCTCGACGTGCTGGCGATGGCCAAGGTCAAGCCCGAAGACTGAGCCGCTCGTCCGGGGGTGACGGCGGTGGTCGACGAGAGTAAGGGTGGTTTTCCATGACGGCTCCTCCCGGCGGTCCCTACGGCCAGGGGCCCTACGGAAGCAATCCCTATGGGCAGGACCCGAATTGGGGTGGCCAGCCGCAGGGCTATCCGGGGCCCTACCCGCAGGGCGGTCCGTACGGCTACCCGCCGCCGGGTGGCCCGTACCCTTATCAGCAGTATCCCCAACCCGGCCAACCGTTTCCGCCGGGTGGGCCGGGCGGGCCCTACCCTCCGGGGCCGCCGCCGGGTGGGTCCGGCTCGAAGCTGCCGTGGCTGATCGTCGCCGGCCTGGTGGCGCTGGCGGTGATCGCGTTGGTGGCGACGCTGCTGGTGATGCGCGGCGGCCATGACAACAAGTCGGCCACCGCGCCCTCCACAACGAGCAGCTCGGTCTCGC
This genomic window contains:
- a CDS encoding class II fumarate hydratase codes for the protein MAAEDVADTEYRIEHDTMGEVRVPAKALWRAQTQRAVENFPISGRGLERTQIRALGLLKGACAQVNKDLGLLAPEKADAIIAAAAEIADGRHDDQFPIDVFQTGSGTSSNMNTNEVIASIAAANGVTVHPNDDVNMSQSSNDTFPTATHIAATEAAVRHLIPALEVLHAALAGKAREWHTVVKSGRTHLMDAVPVTLGQEFSGYARQVEAGIERVRATLPRLGELAIGGTAVGTGLNAPDGFGAKVVETLVASTGLGELRPAANSFEAQAARDGLVEASGALRTIAVSLTKIANDVRWMGSGPLTGLAEIQLPDLQPGSSIMPGKVNPVLPEAVTQVAAQVIGNDAAVAWGGGNGAFELNVYIPMMARNILESFKLLTNVSRLFAERCITGLAANVEHLRELAESSPSIVTPLNSAIGYEEAAAVAKQALKERKTIRQTVIDRGLIGDKLSIEELDRRLDVLAMAKVKPED
- the glpX gene encoding class II fructose-bisphosphatase, which produces MTVEGDRSTATAGRASAQGRPRGEAPDRNLALELVRVTEAGAMAAGRWVGRGDKEGGDGAAVDAMRELVNSVSMRGVVVIGEGEKDHAPMLYNGEEVGNGDGAECDFAVDPIDGTTLMSKGMPNAISVLAVADRGAMFDPSAVFYMNKVAVGPEAAHVLDITAPIAENIKAVAKVKALSVRDMTVCILDRPRHAKLIEDVRATGARIRLITDGDVAGAISACRPHSGTDMLAGIGGTPEGIIAAAAIRCMGGAIQAQLAPTDDEERQKAIDAGYDLDRVLTTEDLVSGENVFFCATGVTNGDLLKGVQYYPGGCTTQSIVMRSKSGTVRMIEAYHRLSKLNEYSAIDFIGDSSAAYPLP